In the genome of Rhodamnia argentea isolate NSW1041297 chromosome 3, ASM2092103v1, whole genome shotgun sequence, one region contains:
- the LOC115728043 gene encoding MADS-box protein FBP24-like: protein MGRGKIEIRRIENKTTRQVTFAKRRAGLLKKTHELAVLCDAQIGLIVFSSSGKLFDYCSQSTSMQEIIRKYHGQKGSQIVEHNEQEQLQNELRRIRRETRSLQLSVQRYTAGDLTNMRIEDFDHMEQQLECAINKVRARKSELMQQQIDNLRRKEKMLQDENDQIYHLIRQQQMAMEHQQEGGGVPKPEEAQHVLEQFPFYGEEQPSSVLQLATLPPQFQPYRLQPAQPNLQDFLQPSNYGE, encoded by the exons atgggcCGAGGGAAGATAGAAATCCGGAGGATCGAGAACAAGACCACGAGGCAAGTGACATTCGCGAAGCGCCGGGCGGGGCTGCTGAAGAAGACCCACGAGTTGGCCGTCCTCTGCGACGCGCAGATCGGGCTCATCGTCTTCTCCAGCTCGGGAAAGCTCTTCGATTACTGCAGTCAGTCCACGAG CATGCAGGAAATCATAAGGAAGTATCACGGCCAAAAGGGGTCTCAGATTGTGGAGCACAATGAGCAG GAACAGCTTCAGAATGAGCTGAGGAGGATACGGAGAGAAACGCGTAGCCTTCAACTGAGCGTGCAGCGATACACTGCCGGCGATCTGACCAACATGCGGATCGAGGACTTCGATCATATGGAGCAGCAACTCGAGTGCGCCATCAACAAGGTCCGCGCAAGGAAG TCTGAGCTGATGCAGCAGCAAATAGACAATCTGCGGAGAAAG GAAAAAATGCTGCAGGATGAAAACGATCAAATATATCATCTG ATTAGGCAGCAACAGATGGCGATGGAGCATCAacaggagggaggaggagtgcCGAAGCCGGAGGAAGCGCAGCACGTGCTGGAGCAATTCCCTTTCTATGGGGAAGAGCAGCCGAGCAGCGTCCTTCAGCTCGCGACCCTGCCTCCGCAGTTTCAGCCGTACCGCCTCCAACCGGCTCAGCCCAACCTCCAGGACTTTCTCCAGCCCTCGAACTACGGTG AGTAG